A window of Primulina huaijiensis isolate GDHJ02 chromosome 9, ASM1229523v2, whole genome shotgun sequence contains these coding sequences:
- the LOC140983752 gene encoding E3 ubiquitin-protein ligase SINAT3-like has translation MESNSIEFPTDTEGYANEDEISDHSPPKPSHGNNPATNVQDLLECPVCTSSMYPPIHQCQNGHTLCSTCKAKVHNKCPTCRHELGDIRCLALEKLAESLELPCKHGSLGCPEIFPYYGKSKHEAICNFRPYSCPYAGSKCSVVGDTQSLVTHLRDDHKVDMHSGSTFNHRYVKSNPRDEENATWMLTVFHCFGRYFCLHFEAFQIGIAPVYMAFVRFMGDETEGRSYRYSLEVGGNGRKLMWEGTPRSIRDSHRKVRDCHDGLIIQRNMALSFSGGDKKELRLRVTGRIWKEQSNPDQSL, from the exons atggagTCCAACAGTATTGAATTCCCAACTGATACAGAAGGTTATGCCAATGAAGATGAAATCTCAGACCACTCTCCTCCGAAACCATCTCATGGTAATAATCCAGCAACAAATGTTCAAGACCTTCTTGAATGCCCTGTCTGTACCAGTTCTATGTACCCTCCTATCCACCAG tgCCAAAATGGGCACACCCTTTGTTCTACCTGTAAAGCAAAGGTTCACAACAAGTGCCCAACTTGTAGACACGAGCTTGGTGATATAAGATGCTTAGCGCTAGAGAAATTGGCCGAATCACTCGAACTTCCTTGCAAGCATGGCTCCCTTGGATGCCCTGAGATTTTCCCTTATTATGGTAAGTCGAAACACGAAGCCATTTGTAACTTTCGGCCTTACAGCTGCCCTTACGCCGGATCGAAATGCTCAGTCGTCGGGGATACTCAAAGTCTTGTTACTCACTTGAGAGATGATCACAAGGTCGACATGCATTCCGGCAGCACGTTTAACCATCGCTACGTCAAATCAAATCCTCGAGATGAAGAGAACGCCACATGGATGCTAACT GTTTTTCATTGCTTTGGTCGATATTTTTGTCTACATTTCGAGGCTTTTCAAATCGGGATCGCTCCGGTTTACATGGCGTTTGTTCGTTTCATGGGAGACGAGACGGAGGGGAGGAGCTACCGCTACAGTTTGGAGGTGGGAGGGAATGGTCGGAAGCTTATGTGGGAGGGCACACCACGCAGCATTAGAGATAGTCACCGAAAGGTACGAGACTGTCACGATGGCCTCATTATACAACGAAACATGGCACTATCTTTTTCTGGAGGAGACAAGAAAGAGCTTAGGCTTCGTGTAACTGGCCGAATTTGGAAAGAACAAAGTAACCCAGATCAATCTTTGTAg
- the LOC140983753 gene encoding uncharacterized protein translates to MNENQYLRRSDHAKPSSGRTNLASCVVATAFLLAIAAAAVAVYFFVFKPKQPVIAVNAVQFPTFSISNGTVNFEFFQYLTVKNPNRDEFSHYDSSLQLVYSGQPVGVVFIPAGRISGGGSQKISAKFDLQKYPLPSPLKASIGDGSNGIPIGGFTTGTPMEIETRMKLVGKVRVLKVFMHRVMSGVKCEVMIESTRGTVLGFRC, encoded by the coding sequence ATGAATGAGAATCAATATCTTCGTAGATCTGACCATGCCAAACCCAGCTCTGGCCGTACTAATCTAGCATCATGCGTAGTGGCCACCGCCTTCCTCCTCGCCATCGCCGCCGCCGCCGTAGCAGTCTACTTCTTCGTCTTCAAGCCCAAGCAGCCGGTAATCGCTGTTAACGCCGTTCAGTTCCCGACCTTCTCCATCTCAAACGGCACTGTTAACTTCGAGTTCTTCCAATACCTCACCGTGAAAAATCCTAACCGCGACGAGTTCTCCCACTACGACAGCTCGCTGCAGCTCGTCTACTCCGGCCAGCCTGTGGGAGTCGTTTTCATCCCCGCTGGAAGAATCAGTGGCGGCGGGAGCCAGAAAATCTCGGCGAAGTTTGATCTGCAGAAGTATCCATTGCCATCGCCGTTGAAGGCTTCGATCGGCGACGGCAGTAACGGAATTCCCATAGGAGGCTTCACGACGGGAACGCCGATGGAGATAGAGACTCGCATGAAGCTGGTAGGCAAAGTTCGGGTGCTGAAGGTGTTCATGCACCGAGTGATGAGCGGAGTAAAGTGTGAGGTCATGATTGAGTCCACGCGTGGGACTGTTTTGGGTTTCCGCTGTTGA
- the LOC140984623 gene encoding phosphatidylinositol 4-kinase gamma 4-like yields MSSAGLVSIIPFREDNMIFSPPQSPQLSPESILIYVAMSDSMVPMCVLESDSIESLKLRIQNCKGIFTRNQKLVCRGRELARSNSLMRDYGVSNGNVLHLVLRLSDLQVINVRTSCGKEFTFHVEKSQDVAYVKRQIAKKQNFEHVEDQDILLNDKLIEDQTLINHLSKDNSDAVIYLLVRKSAKIRATPVGKNFELSIVAPQVNDPRKCGGDSKHDHNLYVPTKTPIRERALEPVIVNPKIQVFPEISDLINSTMNGLDSGKCPIRSSEGTGGAYFMLDSSGTKYLSVFKPTDEEPMAVNNPRGLPLSEDGEGLKKGTRVGEGAIRECAVYLLDHPMSGRRSFTGELRGFAGVPPTVYVKCLHNGFNHPDGVSVKTGSLQMFMENSGSCEDMGPSAFPVEEVHKIAVLDMRMANADRHAGNILVSKGEDSQTVLIPIDHGYCLPYSFEDCTFDWLYWPQARQPFSAETIEYIQSMDAENDIALLKFHGWELPLECARVLRLSTMLLKKGTEKGLTPFAIGSMMCRETVRKESVIEEIIREAWDSVIPGYSEATFLDSVSIIMDSRLEDMV; encoded by the exons ATGTCTTCGGCTGGATTGGTTTCCATTATCCCGTTTCGCGAGGATAATATGATTTTTTCGCCTCCCCAATCCCCTCAACTTAGTCCGGAATCTATTTTGATCTATGTTGCTATGTCGGACTCGATGGTTCCAATGTGTGTCCTCGAGTCGGATTCCATTGAATCGCTGAAGCTTCGGATTCAAAATTGTAAAGGGATATTCACGAGGAACCAAAAATTGGTTTGTCGAGGTAGGGAATTGGCACGGAGCAATTCCCTTATGCGAGATTATGGTGTGAGCAATGGAAATGTTCTGCATTTGGTCCTCCGCCTGTCGGACCTACAGGTCATCAATGTGAGGACGAGTTGTGGGAAAGAATTCACCTTTCATGTTGAGAAAAGCCAAGATGTTGCTTATGTTAAGCGTCAGATAGcaaagaaacaaaattttgaacatGTTGAGGATCAAGATATCTTGCTTAACGACAAGTTGATTGAGGACCAGACGCTGATAAACCATCTCTCAAAGGATAATTCTGATGCTGTGATTTATTTGCTTGTTCGGAAGTCAGCTAAGATTAGGGCTACCCCGGTGGGAAAGAACTTTGAACTGTCCATTGTAGCACCACAGGTTAATGATCCGAGAAAGTGTGGGGGTGATTCAAAGCATGATCATAATCTTTATGTCCCAACCAAGACCCCCATTAGAGAGAGAGCGCTGGAGCCTGTTATTGTTAACCCAAAGATCCAGGTTTTTCCAGAGATTAGTGATTTGATAAATTCTACCATGAATGGTCTGGATAGTGGAAAATGTCCAATTAGGTCATCAGAAGGTACCGGAGGAGCATACTTTATGTTGGATTCTTCAGGTACCAAATATTTATCGGTTTTCAAGCCAACTGATGAGGAGCCTATGGCTGTGAATAACCCTCGTGGGCTTCCTCTATCAGAAGATGGTGAAGGCTTGAAGAAAGGAACCAGAGTTGGTGAAGGTGCGATCCGGGAGTGTGCTGTCTACTTACTCGATCATCCAATGAGTGGTCGGCGCTCATTTACTGGAGAGCTCAGGGGCTTTGCTGGAGTTCCTCCAACTGTTTATGTCAAGTGCCTTCACAATGGTTTTAATCATCCTGATGGAGTGTCTGTTAAGACCGGGTCCTTGCAAATGTTCATGGAGAACAGTGGAAGTTGTGAGGATATGGGGCCTAGTGCCTTTCCAGTTGAGGAAGTGCACAAGATTGCTGTGTTGGATATGAGGATGGCCAATGCAGATAGGCATGCTGGAAATATATTGGTGAGTAAAGGTGAAGACAGCCAAACTGTGCTAATCCCAATTGATCACGGCTACTGCTTGCCGTATAGT TTTGAAGATTGCACATTTGACTGGCTGTACTGGCCCCAAGCTCGCCAGCCTTTCAGCGCTGAGACCATAGAGTACATACAATCAATGGATGCAGAAAACGACATCGCCTTGCTCAAATTCCATGGTTGGGAGCTCCCTCTTGAATGTGCTCGCGTGCTACGTTTATCAACCATGCTTCTGAAGAAAGGCACAGAGAAAGGCCTTACTCCATTTGCCATAGGAAGCATGATGTGTAGAGAGACAGTGAGGAAAGAGTCCGTCATCGAGGAGATCATCCGAGAAGCTTGGGACTCTGTGATCCCGGGCTATAGTGAAGCTACATTCCTTGATTCGGTGTCCATTATTATGGATAGCCGTCTCGAGGATATGGTCTGA
- the LOC140984570 gene encoding uncharacterized protein, with protein sequence MGSLVTLHSPFQALSFFNFSCAKSVSFSSLSVFKFKNLKKFKKSSITANSLIPHNPNSVWSNYIPSIKPFSYLIPFFQKVGTFVVESSKSKYASVFKDLSVQENEFLQNGAFGTALMSVTATAKVKISPFVATLAANPTFVSGLCALAAAQSMKIFLNFCVERKWDFRIMFASGGMPSSHSALCTALTTSVAICHGVADSLFPVCLGFSLIVMYDAIGVRRHAGMQAEVLNLIVEDLFQGHPISERKLKELLGHTPSQVFAGALLGIIVAWICSPGYFIAI encoded by the exons ATGGGCTCCCTGGTGACGCTGCACTCTCCGTTCCAGGCTTtgagttttttcaatttttcttgtgCTAAATCGGTGAGTTTTTCCTCGCTATCCGtcttcaaattcaagaatttgaaaaaattcaagaaatcttCAATCACCGCAAATTCCTTGATTCCTCACAACCCTAACTCGGTATGGAGCAATTACATCCCCTCCATCAAACCATTTTCGTATTTAATCCCATTTTTTCAGAAGGTTGGGACCTTTGTGGTTGAATCATCGAAGTCGAAATACGCCTCTGTTTTCAAGGATTTAAGTGTCCAGGAGAATGAGTTTCTACAAAATGGGGCGTTTGGGACGGCACTCATGAGTGTGACGGCGACGGCTAAAGTTAAAATAAGTCCTTTTGTGGCTACATTGGCCGCGAACCCTACGTTCGTTTCGGGTTTATGCGCATTGGCTGCTGCACAATCTATGAAGATTTTCCTGAATTTTTGTGTGGAGAGGAAGTGGGATTTTAGGATTATGTTTGCCTCTGGTGGAATGCCTTCTTCACATTCTGCACTGTGTACTGCATTAACTACTTCTGTGGCCATTTGCCATGGGGTGGCAGATTCTTTATTTCCCGTTTGTTTAGGATTCAGTTTGATTGTTATGTATGATGCGATAGGTGTTAGACGGCATGCCGGAATGCAAGCTGAG GTCCTCAATCTGATAGTTGAAGATCTGTTCCAAGGCCATCCAATAAGCGAAAGAAAGCTCAAGGAACTACTTGGTCACACTCCATCTCAGGTCTTTGCTGGAGCTCTACTCGGTATCATCGTTGCTTGGATATGTTCTCCAGGTTACTTCATTGCAATCTGA
- the LOC140984366 gene encoding uncharacterized protein, which yields MEWSSKSATNAYLDALKLCGKCKKECSSCETQIPESNEFISALAAGMSAKLIVEVTSDVSPSTVALAAAARQTGGKLVCILPKPKLDRSQKAIDDSGLHDMVEFKTGNPVDVLHDYENIDFSLVDCKADNYGRLLENLDVNPKRSVVVANNLLGGGKGLGGHLRGVENKTEVRSMKHPIGRGMEITMIGKSSDFGNKERGTERRRMMKRGDKSKWVFEVDEKSGEEHIFRMPRSQ from the exons ATGGAATGGTCTTCAAAAAGTGCTACAAATGCATATCTTGATGCCCTCAAACTG TGTGGCAAGTGCAAGAAAGAGTGCAGTTCATGTGAAACACAGATACCTGAAAGCAACGAATTCATATCTGCTTTGGCGGCCGGCATGAGCGCAAAACTAATTGTGGAGGTGACATCCGATGTGTCCCCATCCACAGTAGCTTTAGCAGCAGCAGCACGACAAACTGGAGGAAAACTAGTGTGCATCCTTCCCAAGCCAAAACTCGACAGATCCCAGAAAGCAATTGATGATTCGGGCTTACACGACATGGTAGAATTCAAGACCGGGAACCCTGTAGATGTGTTACACGATTATGAGAACATAGACTTCTCTTTAGTAGATTGTAAGGCGGATAACTATGGAAGGTTACTCGAAAATCTGGATGTGAATCCTAAGAGATCGGTGGTGGTGGCAAACAATCTGTTGGGAGGAGGAAAAGGGTTGGGAGGACACTTGAGAGGGGTGGAAAATAAAACTGAAGTAAGGTCTATGAAGCATCCTATCGGTAGAGGTATGGAGATTACAATGATTGGCAAAAGTAGTGACTTTGGGAACAAGGAAAGAGGTACAGAGAGGAGGAGGATGATGAAAAGGGGTGACAAGAGCAAATGGGTTTTTGAAGTTGATGAAAAGAGTGGAGAAGAGCACATCTTTAGGATGCCAAGATCACAATGA
- the LOC140984365 gene encoding protein REDUCED CHLOROPLAST COVERAGE 1-like, giving the protein MAPKNSRGKPKGDKKKKDEKVLPVVLDIKVILPDETLVLLKGISTDKIIDVRRLLLVNTLTCHITNFSLCHEVRGPQLKDSVDVSALKPCTLTLVEEDYDEEGATAHVRRLLDIVSSTTSFGPSRNKVPSSSSSASSFTAGDAGKNVRGMQDAKASRKSSKPPRTNSYKDGSPPPSSLAEAEAEAKYASSALVDGEAEMNNTSPNLGNFYEFFSLSHLTPPLQFIRMAVKKTGGVLGTDHLCTLEVKLCSGKLILVEASRKGFCSTGKQQILCHSLLDLLRQLSRAFDNAYSVLMKAFSERNKFGNLPFGCRSNTWLVPPAAAQSPSTFPPLPLEDENWGGNGGGLGRGGESDLLPYANGFLSIASLPCQTDEERQIRDRKAFLLHSLFVDVAIFKAIAAVKHVMKTRVLTHSALDSLIIHTAKVGDLCIAITKDASNASCKVDTKIDGQAAIGMETKKLGERNLLKGITADENTAAHDISTLGVVIIKFCGYIASVKVQGIDSVNANPNSQSLEFLDRPDGGANALNINSLRLLLHENEILKQNKLPQNSPLLKCDDLCSSQAFVERILEDSLSKLGEEETHTDAFVRWELGACWVQHIQDQKKTEKEKKTSHDKAKNELKVEGLGTPLKSLKSKKKTSDKSTAVLQPEHFRSTADEVINEVEKTVKIVTESQFDTETPESELMLKTLLSDAAFSRLKESETGLHTKSVQDLAELSQKYYNDVALPKLVADFGSLELSPVDGRTLTDFMHTRGLRMRSLGQVVKLSEKLSHVQSLCIHEMIVRAFKHIMHAVLSAVHKTENMAASIATALNLMFGSPENGQPGQHVHPLVWEWLQVFLKKRYGWDLISSNYNDVRKFAILRGLCHKVGIELVSRDYNMESAWPFRVEDIVSLVPVHKQAACSSADGRQLLESSKTALDKGKLEEAVTYGTKALAKLVAVCGPYHRMTAGAYSLLAVVLYHTGDFNQATIYQQKALDINERELGLDHPDTMKSYGDLAVFYYRLQHTELALKYVKRALYLLHLTCGPSHPNTAATYINVAMMEEGLGNVHIALRYLHKALKCNQRLLGPDHIQTAASYHAIAIALSLMEAYPLSVQHEQTTLQILRAKLGPDDLRTQDAAAWLEYFESKAFEQQEAARNGTRKPDASIASKGHLSVSDLLDYINPNHDAKGKDAMGVKRRNYVAKAKEKSLQLNIDSDSEVLLLPKYVRTEESDEDKQANNSDVEPNLDNVSSPLPIWSEENTQVHTQENPTQLEQPLPEKPAEIMPVISNDILPEAHAEGEDGWQPVQRPRSAGLLGRRVRQRRQHTVKMFGHQKKDLVAEVDHSRLKNNHRTGKYYVLKKQGTSPESFAEYYVPKNPSPGSKFGRKIVKTVAYRVKSVSSSRMDTAVESVDDEGKTFYSTSDEGSTFLPKETGTVAKRSSIISVGESPSYKEVALAPPGTIPMLQAKLPQSNIQYNRQVKEHGEQQYETEEKNELLELNGENQEEKIVNIVVDHAEQSKDDTEASNKEEDFQADDAKNDENLVLVTESIAPVQSSGNECNQIDEQCSLTDSISDSVHSPEISSCNADLSNTVGHNDDTKSNLQEFEGPNVKHPVTGLNDSREVSNRKLSAAAPPFNPTIGAARVAPLPLNIFLPSGPGAVPPAGPWQMNMTLHPGPVTILPNSMCSLHHPYPSPPPTPNMIHPLPFMYPPYSQPQAIPPSTFPVMSSPFHRSHFPWQRNICSNGSEVIPITVWPGCHPIEFPSSPTVVESISEPIMETKTQSINSENINLAPDLPLDLNPENESKKELVFSASEALGDLKDMDVIRSGNEDNIHYSVSPLNSSSGSNENAGRHNNQHVRRQQQKDDDDKTFNILVRGRRNRRQILRMPFSLLKRPNNSESFKVVCSRVVRETELPRSTSFDSSETSTANAT; this is encoded by the exons ATGGCACCAAAGAACTCTAGGGGCAAGCCTAAGGGTGacaagaagaagaaagacgaGAAGG TTCTTCCAGTTGTGTTGGATATCAAAGTTATCCTTCCGGATGAAACTCTTGTTCTTTTGAAG gGAATATCTACTGACAAAATAATAGACGTTCGTCGCCTGTTGTTGGTAAACACATTAACGTGTCATATCACCAACTTCTCCCTTTGTCATGAG GTCAGGGGCCCACAACTGAAAGACTCGGTGGACGTGTCCGCACTGAAACCCTGCACCCTCACGCTAGTCGAAG AGGACTACGACGAAGAGGGCGCCACGGCGCACGTTAGAAGGCTGCTCGACATCGTCTCCAGCACGACGTCATTTGGGCCGTCGAGGAACAAGGTTCCTTCCTCCTCCTCCTCGGCCTCCAGCTTTACGGCTGGTGACGCCGGAAAGAATGTGCGAGGTATGCAGGATGCCAAGGCCTCAAGGAAATCTAGCAAACCTCCTCGCACAAACAGTTACAAAGACGGCTCTCCCCCTCCGTCGTCACTGGCGGAGGCGGAGGCGGAGGCGAAGTACGCATCCTCGGCTTTAGTTGACGGAGAAGCGGAGATGAATAACACTTCACCTAATCTGGGGAACTTTTATGAGTTCTTCTCTCTCTCTCATCTCACGCCTCCGCTTCAAT TTATAAGGATGGCCGTGAAGAAAACTGGTGGAGTTTTAGGGACTGATCATCTTTGCACTCTTGAA GTGAAGTTGTGCAGCGGAAAATTGATTCTTGTAGAAGCTTCCAGAAAAGGTTTTTGTAGCACTGGAAAGCAGCAGATTCTTTGTCACAGTCTGCTTGACCTGTTGAGACAACTCAGCAGAGCCTTTGATAAT GCTTACAGTGTACTCATGAAAGCATTTTCAGAAAGGAATAAG TTTGGGAATCTTCCTTTTGGCTGCAGATCCAACACATGGCTTGTCCCACCTGCTGCTGCGCAATCACCATCTACATTTCCTCCTCTGCCTTTAGAGGATGAAAACTGGGGAGGAAATGGAGGTGGTCTAGGCAGAGGTGGAGAAAGTGATCTGCTACCTTATGCCAATGGATTTTTGTCTATTGCATCGCTGCCGTGCCAAACAGACGAGGAGAGGCAGATACGAGATAGAAAAGCTTTTCTTCTTCACAGTTTATTTGTAGATGTTGCTATTTTTAAAGCCATTGCGGCTGTGAAACATGTCATGAAAACTAGAGTTTTAACTCATTCTGCTTTGGACAGTCTAATTATCCATACTGCGAAAGTTGGGGATTTATGCATTGCTATAACGAAAGATGCTTCTAATGCTAGCTGCAAAGTTGATACTAAGATTGATGGACAAGCAGCTATTGGGATGGAAACCAAAAAATTGGGTGAAAGAAACCTTCTTAAGGGGATAACCGCTGATGAAAATACTGCTGCTCAT GATATTTCCACCCTAGGGGTTGTGATCATAAAGTTTTGCGGTTATATAGCGAGCGTGAAAGTGCAAGGGATTGACAGTGTAAACGCGAATCCTAATTCCCAAAGCCTGGAGTTTCTTGATCGGCCAGATGGTGGCGCCAATGCCCTCAATATTAACAG TTTGAGGCTACTtcttcatgaaaatgagatACTTAAACAAAATAAGTTACCCCAGAATTCACCATTGTTAAAGTGTGATGATCTCTGTTCTTCCCAAGCTTTTGTTGAGAGAATATTGGAGGACAGCCTTTCAAAGCTTGGGGAAGAGGAAACTCATACAGATGCTTTTGTGAGATGGGAACTTGGAGCCTGCTGGGTACAGCATATACAAGATcagaaaaaaacagaaaaagagAAGAAGACATCTCATGATAAGGCCAAAAATGAGTTGAAGGTTGAGGGACTAGGAACACCTCTTAAATCccttaaaagtaaaaagaagaCTTCAGATAAAAGTACTGCAGTACTACAACCTGAACATTTCAGGTCAACTGCAGATGAAGTGATCAATGAAGTTGAGAAGACTGTGAAAATTGTGACAGAATCTCAGTTTGATACTGAAACACCTGAAAGTGAACTTATGCTAAAAACCTTGTTGTCTGATGCTGCCTTTTCTCGATTGAAAGAGTCAGAGACTGGACTCCACACTAAG TCGGTGCAAGATCTAGCTGAGTTATCCCAAAAGTATTATAACGATGTCGCCCTGCCAAAGCtg GTTGCAGATTTCGGTTCATTGGAACTATCACCAGTCGATGGCCGGACACTAACTGATTTCATGCATACTAGAGGTCTTCGGATGCGTTCACTTGGACAAGTT GTTAAGCTTTCAGAGAAGTTATCACATGTGCAGTCTCTATGCATCCATGAGATGATAGTACGGGCTTTCAAGCATATTATGCATGCAGTATTATCTGCTGTCCACAAAACTGAAAACATGGCAGCAAGCATCGCAACAGCATTAAATTTGATGTTTGGATCTCCTGAAAATGGACAGCCAGGTCAGCATGTACATCCCCTTGTGTGGGAATGGCTGCAAGTGTTTCTTAAGAAGAGATATGGATGGGATCTAATCAGCTCAAACTATAATGATGTGAGAAAATTTGCAATTCTTCGTGGTTTGTGCCATAAG GTGGGTATTGAACTGGTATCAAGAGACTACAATATGGAATCTGCATGGCCTTTCCGAGTGGAAGACATTGTTAGTCTAGTACCAGTGCATAAG CAAGCAGCATGCTCTTCTGCTGATGGACGCCAGCTCTTGGAATCTTCTAAAACAGCTCTGGATAAAGGGAAACTTGAAGAAGCTGTCACCTATGGAACAAAG GCCCTTGCAAAGTTGGTTGCAGTATGTGGACCCTATCATCGAATGACAGCTGGTGCTTACAGCCTTCTTGCTGTTGTTTTATATCACACTGGAGACTTCAACCAG GCAACAATTTATCAGCAAAAAGCCTTGGATATCAACGAACGAGAGTTAGGGCTTGATCATCCAGATACTATGAAAAGTTACGGTGATCTTGCTGTCTTCTATTATAGACTCCAGCACACAGAACTGGCTCTCAA ATATGTTAAGCGAGCATTGTATTTGTTGCATCTTACATGTGGCCCATCACACCCAAATACTGCTGCAACATACATAAATGTTGCTATGATGGAGGAAGGACTTGGTAATGTGCATATTGCTCTAAGATACCTTCATAAAGCTCTGAAATGCAACCAAAGGCTTCTTGGACCAGATCATATTCAG ACTGCTGCTAGTTATCATGCCATCGCAATTGCCCTCTCCTTGATGGAAGCATATCCCTTGAGTGTTCAGCATGAACAAACAACCTTGCAGATACTTCGGGCAAAGCTTGGACCAGATGATCTCCGAACTCAG GATGCCGCTGCATGGCTTGAGTATTTTGAATCCAAGGCATTTGAGCAGCAAGAAGCTGCTCGAAATGGGACACGGAAGCCAGATGCTTCTATAGCCAGCAAGGGACATCTTAG TGTATCAGATTTGCTCGACTACATTAATCCAAATCATGATGCAAAAGGGAAAGATGCCATGGGAGTAAAGAGAAGAAATTATGTTGCAAAG GCTAAGGAAAAATCCCTGCAACTAAATATCGACTCAGATTCTGAAGTGCTTCTGCTCCCAAAATATGTCCGTACGGAGGAGTCAGATGAAGACAAACAAGCCAATAACTCCGATGTAGAGCCCAACTTGGACAATGTATCTTCTCCTCTGCCAATTTGGTCTGAAGAAAATACACAGGTACATACGCAGGAAAATCCCACTCAGCTTGAACAGCCTTTGCCAGAGAAACCTGCAGAGATAATGCCAGTGATTTCAAATGATATCTTACCTGAAGCTCATGCTGAAGGGGAAGATGGATGGCAGCCAGTTCAACGACCCAGGTCAGCTGGCCTGCTTGGAAGACGAGTAAGGCAGCGACGTCAGCACACAGTTAAGATGTTTGGTCATCAGAAGAAAGATTTAGTTGCTGAAGTGGATCATAGTAGACTTAAGAATAACCATCGAACTGGTAAATATTATGTGTTAAAAAAACAGGGGACTTCTCCAGAAAGTTTTGCGGAATATTATGTACCGAAGAATCCATCACCTGGAAGTAAGTTTGGTAGGAAAATTGTTAAAACTGTGGCATACAGAGTGAAGTCTGTGTCTTCATCCCGCATGGATACTGCTGTAGAGTCTGTTGATGATGAAGGTAAGACATTTTACTCTACATCTGATGAAGGGTCGACTTTTCTACCAAAAGAGACTGGAACAGTGGCAAAGAGAAGTTCAATAATAAGTGTGGGTGAGTCCCCGTCATACAAGGAAGTAGCCCTGGCACCACCAGGTACCATACCTATGTTGCAGGCGAAACTTCCCCAGAGTAACATCCAATACAATAGGCAAGTTAAAGAACATGGTGAACAACAATatgaaacagaagaaaaaaaCGAGTTGCTAGAATTAAATGGAGAAAATCAGGAAGAGAAAATTGTGAATATAGTAGTTGATCACGCAGAGCAATCAAAAGATGATACCGAGGCTTCAAACAAAGAAGAGGATTTTCAGGCAGATGATGCTAAGAATGATGAAAACCTTGTGCTTGTGACTGAGAGTATTGCACCTGTTCAATCCAGTGGGAATGAATGTAATCAAATTGATGAACAATGTTCCTTGACAGATAGCATATCAGATTCTGTACATTCTCCAGAAATCAGTTCTTGTAATGCAGATTTATCAAACACTGTGGGACATAATGATGACACGAAATCTAATTTGCAAGAGTTTGAAGGACCGAATGTAAAACATCCAGTGACAGGTCTGAATGACTCCAGAGAAGTTTCCAACAGGAAGTTGTCTGCAGCAGCACCGCCATTCAATCCAACAATAGGTGCTGCGCGTGTTGCACCTTTGCCTTTGAATATTTTTCTCCCTTCTGGTCCAGGAGCTGTTCCACCTGCTGGGCCTTGGCAGATGAATATGACCCTTCATCCAGGTCCTGTTACTATTTTACCCAATTCAATGTGCTCTCTCCATCACCCTTATCCATCTCCCCCACCAACACCTAACATGATCCACCCATTGCCATTTATGTACCCTCCGTATTCTCAACCCCAAGCTATACCACCCAGCACCTTTCCAGTAATGAGTAGCCCATTTCATCGAAGTCATTTTCCTTGGCAACGGAATATATGTTCCAACGGTTCAGAGGTTATTCCTATCACGGTTTGGCCTGGCTGTCATCCAATAGAATTTCCTTCCTCACCAACTGTGGTGGAATCAATTTCTGAACCCATAATGGAGACAAAGACGCAATCTATCAActctgaaaacataaatttgGCGCCTGATTTACCTTTGGATCTTAACCCTGAGAACGAGTCTAAGAAAGAATTAGTTTTTTCAGCATCAGAAGCACTGGGAGACTTGAAAGATATGGACGTAATTAGATCAGGGAATGAGGACAATATTCATTATTCAGTTAGTCCCTTAAACAGCAGTAGTGGTTCCAATGAAAATGCTGGCAGACACAACAATCAACATGTGCGGAGACAGCAGCAGAAAGATGACGATGATAAGACCTTCAATATTTTAGTTAGAGGGAGAAGGAACAGAAGGCAAATACTGAGAATGCCATTCAGTTTGCTGAAAAGACCGAATAATTCAGAGTCATTCAAAGTTGTATGCAGTAGAGTAGTAAGGGAAACAGAACTTCCTAGATCTACCAGTTTTGACTCTAGTGAAACTAGTACTGCTAATGCGACATGa